The genomic segment GGGATTGGTGGTGCAGAAGCAGCCATGACTGCAATGTTAACGCTTTCTGGTGTGCCGCTACCTATCGCTATTGCTGTTACTGTTTTGATCAGATTGGCCACCCTGTGGTTTGCGGTGGTCATTGGTCTTTTTCTATTAATACCGTATCTTGCTAAAACAAAAAATGGAAAGTAACGGTTTGACCTATGGACTGAGAAAATATAGCTGGACGCTGCTGCCGGTAATACTTGTTGCTATGGTTGCTGGCCTATCTGGTGGTTCTAGTGACTTTAATTTTGCTCTATGGTCTATCGATTATTCACAGGGGTTTGTAAGGCGAGGGTTGGCAGGAGAAGTTGTTGGCGGTCTGTTTGAGGTACCCTTATCGAAGGAAACCATGGAAGCTATCTTTCTTTTTTGTTTTCTGCTTTTCGTATTCGCTTCGCTGCTTTTTTTTATCAGTCTTGGAAGTTTTCCACCGTTTACGTTATTCGTTATTTTGTCGAGCGGGTTTTATTTTCAGCAGTATGCGTATGATTTGGGTAAACTGGATGTGATTATACTTATGATGGTTATGATAGGGCTTAAAATAATCAATCCAGATAGAATGAAAACTACTTTGGTGTTAATTTTTTTTATTACTACTGTTGCGCTATTGATTCATGAGGTCTCGGCACTGTTGTTGGTGCCTATATTCCTTGCAGGTATCTGGGTTCAGCCGCTCGAACGGGTCATACGATTTAAATTGGTCAGTGCTTATTTTCTTTATTCCATTCTAATGTTTACTGTTGTATATATTGCCGGTAGCTCTACAGTAGAAGCATCTGTCAGGTATCAGTCCAGTTCTACTCTCATGCCATTTCTGACGGCTGATAACGATGTTTTCAATATTGCCGGTCGTTCATTTTATGATAATTTTAGTTGGGCAATGGGACGGCTTATGGAGGAAAAAACAGGATCTCGGGTTTTATTAAATTTGGTTGCTTGTTTTCCATTTTTGATTATTCTCGGGTCAATGATTAGGGAGTTAATGAAGTTAAAAGTGTCTGTTGTAGAAGTCGTAGTGCTGGTATCGGGTTCAGTGTTATTTCTTTATTTTTTGGGTGTCGATTTTTATCGCTGGAACGCGTTGTTAATGAGTTTGTTGTTTATACTGCTGGCTTATGTCGGTGGTGTGGTGAAAATAACCTATTCTGTACCCCTGTGGCTGGTGTGGATCGCACTGGTATTTTCCCTTTGGTCAGGCCCGTTAGGTATTTCTGTGGCCCTGCCATCAAGGTTTTTTCTTTTTTCTGGCCTTGAGGGGATTATTTGAATTCTGAGTGTTGCAAGGCCAAAATCTGTTTTCTGTATGATACAGTGACCCCAATCAACATAGATTCACGGTCATAAGACGACACCAGTCGGTGGGACTTTTATATTGATAGTCAGCAAAAATAGCCGCAGTGGGCTTATAAAATATTGGTTACCGGAAGTAGGTCATGCGCTTACCAGTAGGGTCGCTTTTACCCTTGCGGTATTGATGTCTGTCGTCGTATCGAGCGTTAAAGGCTGGAGTGGCTTACACAGTTGGGCTATGTCTAACTGGGAAATTAGCTATGATTTTGGATTTTTCAAACGCGGTTTGTTGGGTACGCTTACGCGGCCGCTACTTGATTCGGGTTGGCTGGGATGGAATCGGACGGATTGGGTGCTCGTTGTGGGGAGTGTGTTACTGGTTCTGTTTGGCATGTTGGTGGTATGGCTGACTTTACAAGCTGGAAGACAGAGCGGCGGAAAAACCCGGCCCAGCAGAACCGATCAACTTATATTGTTGGCGCTGCTGGTATCGCCGTTGATGGTCATGGCATCTAATCTGGTGGGATATCTGGATTATGCTGTTTATCTATTGGGGGCTGGTGCAATTGGGTGCGCCTTGCAGCGCAAGTACCTTATTGCGACGGGGCTCCTGCTGGTTGCGATACTAATACACGAAGCAGCGCTGTTTGTCGGTTATCCAATAGCCGTTCTGACTATTATATTTCAGCAAGCAAGACTGGGTCGACACTCGCTGCTGTTCTGGAAATGGCCTGGAGCGGCACAGGTTATGACGTTGGCCCCCTTGCTGGTACTGGGGTGGATTTTTTACACCCAATCTCATTTTGAGCAGTCAGATGCCTTGCGTACTTATTTGCTGCAACGTTGTGAGCAGGATTTACGCTTGCTGGATTTTCGCCCGTCGAAAATCTATCCGGGTGCGGAGCATATGGTCGAGTTGATCATGCACTCGTTCGATGGTTTCTGGCAGGAAGAACTATCCAAAGGGCTACAGCGCCTGAAGGATACCGAATCGCTGGTGGTTTTTGGGCCACTTCTTGCCTGGCTACTGCTAGCAACACTGGCAGCTATGGTTGGATTGCCCTTCCGGCTGTTACTTTCTGTCTTGCTGGTGCTGGCAAGTCTGGCTCCTCTGTTGATGCATTTGATCGCCTTTGATACCAATCGTATTTGGCTAATGCCAGTGGTTAACTTGTTGTTCGCCCGCTGGGTTGTGCAGAATTATCAACAACGGCCAGCGGGTTTGCTGGCAGAATTACTGACCGACCTGGGCGCCATAGTATTGATAGTGGCCTATAGCGTACTAACCCCGATTGTTATGGTGGATGAGTTGATACTGACGCTGTATTTTTATGATTACGTTATTTGGTATGCACTGACGATGCTGGTGGCTGTCAGTATATTTATTGGTAAATACTATCCGCTCGTTCAGGCCGGAAAACTCGTTTTGGCAGCGAGAACGGCTCAGCTTGATTGAATTCCCAGGCGATTCCACACCTTCAAACTCGGCTCGGCCTGATTCAGGGTATAAAAATGCAGCCCCGGTGCACCTCCGGCCAGCAAGCGTTCACACATAGTGGTCACCACCTCGGTACCAAACTGTTGGATGCTGTCGGTGTCATCGCCGTAGGCTTCTAACTGTTTACGAATCCAGCGTGGCAATTCAGCGCCACAACTGTCGGAAAAGCGTGCCAGTTTGGTGTAGTTGGTAATAGGCATGATGCCTGGAATGATCGGTATCGTAATGCCCATGGCACGCACCCGGTCGACAAACCAGAAGTAGCTGTCGGCGTTGTAGAAGTACTGGGTAATGGCGCTGTCGGCTCCAGCTTCCACTTTGCGGACAAAGTGTTTCAGGTCATCTTCAAATGAGCTGGCCTGAGGGTGTTTCTCCGGGTAGGCGGCCACTTCAAGGGTGAACCAGTCGCCGGTTTCTTTGCGAATAAACTCGACCAGTTCATTGGCGTAGCGTAATTCGCTGCTGGCCAGTCCTGCACCGGAAGGCAAATCACCTCGCAGGGCAACCAGACGGCGGATGCCCATGTCTTTGTAGATGTGCAGTAAATCGCGCAGCTCTGATATTGAATCGCCGACACAGGACAAATGCGGGGCGGCAGCCATGCCTTGCTGCTGAATACCTTCAACAATGGCCAGCGTACGATCGCGGGTCGAGCCGCCAGCGCCGTAGGTAACGGAGAAAAACTCGGGGTTGGCGTTGGCCAGTTGATCCCGAACGCGCAGTAACTTTTGGGTACCGGCGTCCGTTTTGGTCGGGAAAAATTCGAAGCTGAGGGTGGTCATCTTGTTCGCCTGACGTCAGGTGTCAGACGCTCCATAATGTGGGTGTTTATCTCCAGAGGACAGGCTCTGGAGGGCGTCGAAGGTTTTGACGGCTGTTTTGATGGTTATCGGCGTCAGACCTCCGACGTCCAGCGTCAGGCAATCAGTACTTATACGCTTCCGGCTTGTACGGGCCTTCTGCCTTGACGTTGATATAGCTGGCCTGGGTGGCGGTCAGTTTGGTTATGACGCCCCCAAAACCTTCCACCATGTCTTTGGCCACTTCTTCGTCGAGTTTTTTCGGCAGTACTTTTACGTACACGCTTTCGGCTTTTTCGGCTTCCATCAGGTTGGCGAACTGGCGTTCGTACAGGTAGATTTGAGCCAGTACCTGATTGGCGAAAGAGCCATCCATGATGCGCGATGGGTGACCAGTGGCATTACCGAGGTTCACCAAGCGGCCTTCTGACAGCAAAATCAGGTGGTCGTCGGTCGATTTGTCACGGTATACCTTGTGCACCTGAGGTTTGACTTCGTCCCATTCCCAGTTTTCACGCATATAGGCGGTGTCGATTTCATTGTCGAAGTGACCGATGTTACAAACGACGGCGCTGCGTTTCAGCTTTTGCAGCATATTCTTGTCGCAGACGTTGACGTTACCGGTGGTGGTAACGATCAGGTCGGTCTTGCCCAGCAGATCACCGTCGACACCGTTCAATTCGCCGGTGTTCTCGCCGTTGATGTACGGTGAAACCACTTCAAAACCATCCATGCAGGCCTGCATGGCACAGATCGGGTCGATTTCAGAAATCTTGACGATCATGCCTTCCTGACGCAGCGATGCCGCCGATCCTTTACCAACGTCGCCATAGCCGATGACCAGTGCTTTCTTGCCGCTCAGCAGGTGGTCGGTACCGCGCTTGATAGCGTCGTTGAGAGAGTGGCGACAGCCATATTTGTTGTCGTTCTTGGATTTGGTGACGGAGTCGTTAACGTTGATGGCGGGCACTTTTAATTCGCCTTTTTCCATCATTTCCAACAGGCGATGAACACCGGTGGTGGTTTCTTCCGAAATACCGTGGATGGCGTCCAGCAGGTGTGGGAAGTCCTGGTGAACCATCTCGGTCAGGTCGCCGCCATCGTCCAAAATCATAT from the Candidatus Thalassolituus haligoni genome contains:
- the metF gene encoding methylenetetrahydrofolate reductase [NAD(P)H] codes for the protein MTTLSFEFFPTKTDAGTQKLLRVRDQLANANPEFFSVTYGAGGSTRDRTLAIVEGIQQQGMAAAPHLSCVGDSISELRDLLHIYKDMGIRRLVALRGDLPSGAGLASSELRYANELVEFIRKETGDWFTLEVAAYPEKHPQASSFEDDLKHFVRKVEAGADSAITQYFYNADSYFWFVDRVRAMGITIPIIPGIMPITNYTKLARFSDSCGAELPRWIRKQLEAYGDDTDSIQQFGTEVVTTMCERLLAGGAPGLHFYTLNQAEPSLKVWNRLGIQSS
- the ahcY gene encoding adenosylhomocysteinase, translated to MTQFTDYKVADINLADWGRKEIQIAEGEMPALMALRRKYQESQPLAGAKIMGCIHMTIQTAVLIETLADLGAEVRWSSCNIFSTQDHAAAAIAAAGIPVFAWKGETEEEFLWCIKQTILAKKDGDQVWDANMILDDGGDLTEMVHQDFPHLLDAIHGISEETTTGVHRLLEMMEKGELKVPAINVNDSVTKSKNDNKYGCRHSLNDAIKRGTDHLLSGKKALVIGYGDVGKGSAASLRQEGMIVKISEIDPICAMQACMDGFEVVSPYINGENTGELNGVDGDLLGKTDLIVTTTGNVNVCDKNMLQKLKRSAVVCNIGHFDNEIDTAYMRENWEWDEVKPQVHKVYRDKSTDDHLILLSEGRLVNLGNATGHPSRIMDGSFANQVLAQIYLYERQFANLMEAEKAESVYVKVLPKKLDEEVAKDMVEGFGGVITKLTATQASYINVKAEGPYKPEAYKY